One genomic window of Pseudomonas aeruginosa includes the following:
- a CDS encoding LysR family transcriptional regulator, producing the protein MELRHLRYFQALARTLNFTRAAEQLHIAQPPLSRQIQQLEEMLGVALLERGRPLRLTEAGRFFHEQSATLLDQLESICDSTRRIGQGQRQWFGIGFVPSALYGVLPELIRHLRGDPELELGLLEMTTLQQVEALKSGRIDIGFGRIRIDDPAIRQSVLSEEPLVAALPAGHPLLGQPLSLERLSREPFVLYPGQPRPSYADHVLALFATHGLSLRVTQWANEMQTAIGLVAAGLGATLVPASVQLQHRDDVAYQALADASLTSPIIVSRRQGDGSPHLRRCLALIGREDA; encoded by the coding sequence ATGGAGCTTCGTCACCTGCGCTACTTCCAGGCGCTGGCCCGGACCCTCAACTTCACCCGCGCCGCCGAGCAGTTGCACATCGCCCAGCCACCGCTGAGCCGGCAGATCCAGCAACTCGAGGAAATGCTCGGGGTGGCCCTGCTGGAGCGCGGCCGGCCGCTGCGCCTGACCGAAGCCGGGCGCTTCTTCCACGAACAGAGCGCGACGCTCCTGGACCAACTGGAAAGCATCTGCGACAGCACCCGGCGGATCGGCCAGGGCCAGCGCCAGTGGTTCGGCATCGGCTTCGTGCCCTCGGCGCTGTATGGCGTGCTGCCGGAGCTGATCCGCCACCTGCGCGGCGACCCGGAGCTGGAGCTGGGCCTGCTGGAGATGACCACCCTGCAACAGGTCGAGGCGCTGAAGAGCGGGCGTATCGACATCGGTTTCGGACGCATCCGCATCGACGACCCGGCGATCCGCCAGAGCGTGCTCAGCGAAGAGCCGCTGGTCGCCGCCCTGCCCGCCGGGCACCCGTTGCTCGGCCAGCCGCTGAGCCTGGAGCGCCTGTCGCGCGAGCCGTTCGTGCTCTACCCCGGCCAGCCGCGGCCGAGCTACGCCGACCACGTGCTGGCGCTGTTCGCCACCCACGGCCTGAGCCTGCGCGTGACGCAATGGGCCAACGAGATGCAGACCGCCATCGGCCTGGTCGCCGCCGGACTCGGCGCGACCCTGGTGCCGGCCTCGGTGCAGTTGCAGCACCGCGACGACGTCGCCTACCAGGCCCTGGCCGACGCCTCCCTGACCTCGCCGATCATCGTCAGCCGGCGCCAGGGCGACGGCTCCCCGCACCTGCGGCGCTGCCTGGCGCTGATCGGCCGCGAGGACGCCTGA
- a CDS encoding muconate cycloisomerase family protein, with the protein MSQAVIQSLESIIVDLPTIRPHKLAMHTMNRQTLVILRLRCSDGIEGLGEATTIGGLAYGSESPESIKSNLDAHFAPLLLGQPADNVNAAMQRLDRHIRGNTFARSAVETALLDAHGKRLGLAVSELLGGRLHDSLEVAWTLASGDTGRDIEEAERMLDLRRHRHFKLKIGAGEVDADVAHAIAIKRALGERASVRVDVNQAWDEGVAQRACATLGDNGIALIEQPIARHNRVGLARLSSRGGAPIMADEAIESVEDAFHLAREGAAPVFALKIAKNGGPRAVLRSAAIAEAAGIGLYGGTMLEGGIGTLAAAHAFVTLDRLAWHSELFGPLLLTEDILLESPRYQDFHLHVPRAPGLGLALDEERLARFRRR; encoded by the coding sequence ATGAGCCAAGCCGTGATCCAAAGCCTCGAGTCGATCATCGTCGACCTGCCGACCATCCGCCCGCACAAGCTGGCCATGCACACCATGAACCGGCAGACCCTGGTGATCCTCCGCCTGCGTTGCAGCGACGGCATCGAGGGCCTCGGCGAAGCCACCACCATCGGTGGCCTGGCCTACGGCAGCGAGAGCCCGGAGAGCATCAAGAGCAATCTCGACGCGCATTTCGCCCCGTTGCTGCTGGGCCAGCCGGCGGACAACGTGAATGCCGCGATGCAGCGCCTGGACCGGCACATCAGGGGCAACACCTTCGCCCGCTCGGCGGTCGAGACCGCCTTGCTCGACGCCCATGGCAAGCGCCTCGGCCTGGCCGTCAGCGAACTGCTCGGCGGCCGCCTGCACGACAGCCTGGAGGTGGCCTGGACCCTGGCCAGCGGCGACACCGGCCGCGACATCGAGGAAGCCGAGCGGATGCTCGACCTGCGCCGCCACCGGCATTTCAAGCTGAAGATCGGCGCCGGTGAGGTGGATGCCGACGTGGCCCACGCGATCGCCATCAAGCGCGCCCTCGGCGAGCGCGCCAGCGTGCGGGTGGACGTCAACCAGGCCTGGGACGAAGGCGTTGCCCAGCGTGCCTGCGCGACGCTCGGCGACAACGGCATCGCCCTGATCGAACAGCCCATCGCCCGCCACAACCGCGTCGGCCTGGCGCGCCTGAGCAGCCGCGGCGGCGCGCCGATCATGGCCGACGAGGCCATCGAGAGCGTCGAGGATGCCTTCCATCTGGCTCGCGAGGGCGCCGCCCCGGTGTTCGCCCTGAAGATCGCCAAGAACGGCGGACCGCGCGCGGTGCTGCGTAGCGCGGCGATCGCCGAGGCGGCCGGGATCGGCCTGTACGGCGGGACCATGCTCGAGGGCGGCATCGGCACCCTGGCCGCCGCCCACGCCTTCGTCACCCTCGACCGCCTGGCCTGGCACAGCGAACTGTTCGGCCCGTTGCTGCTGACCGAGGACATCCTCCTCGAGTCGCCGCGCTACCAGGACTTCCACTTGCACGTGCCGCGTGCGCCGGGTCTCGGCCTGGCGCTCGACGAGGAGCGCCTGGCGCGCTTCCGCCGGCGCTGA
- the catC gene encoding muconolactone Delta-isomerase, giving the protein MLFHVKMTVTLPVDMDPQQAERLKAEEKEMAQRLQREGSWRHLWRIAGHYANYSLFDLPSVEALHDTLTRLPLFPYMDIEIDGLCRHPSSIHADDR; this is encoded by the coding sequence ATGCTGTTCCACGTGAAGATGACCGTGACGTTGCCCGTCGACATGGACCCGCAACAGGCCGAGCGGCTCAAGGCCGAGGAGAAGGAAATGGCCCAGCGCCTCCAGCGCGAGGGCAGCTGGCGGCACCTCTGGCGGATCGCCGGGCACTACGCCAACTACAGCCTGTTCGACCTGCCCAGCGTCGAGGCGCTGCACGACACCCTGACCCGGCTGCCGCTGTTTCCCTACATGGACATCGAGATCGACGGGCTTTGCCGGCATCCCTCGTCGATCCATGCCGACGACCGCTGA
- the catA gene encoding catechol 1,2-dioxygenase, translating to MTVKISQTADVQRFFEEASGQLNERGDPRTKALVRRILDDTAKLIEEMQVTPDEFWKAVDYLNRLGSRQEAGLLAAGLGLEHYLDLLLDAQDAEAGLTGGTPRTIEGPLYVAGAPLSDGEARMDDGRDPGTVMFLQGRVSGPDGQPLAGAIVDVWHANTQGTYSYFDSSQSEYNLRRRIRTDADGRYRARSIVPSGYGCPSDGPTQELLDRLGRHGQRPAHIHFFVSAPGHRHLTTQINLAGDRYLWDDFAYATRDGLIGDLRFNDDPAAARDRGVEGGRFAELDFDFQLQSSPAPAAERRSQRPRALQE from the coding sequence ATGACCGTGAAGATTTCCCAGACTGCCGATGTCCAGCGCTTCTTCGAAGAGGCCAGCGGCCAGCTCAACGAACGCGGCGATCCGCGCACCAAGGCCCTGGTGCGGCGCATCCTCGACGACACGGCGAAGTTGATCGAAGAGATGCAGGTCACGCCCGACGAATTCTGGAAAGCGGTGGACTACCTGAACCGCCTGGGCAGCCGCCAGGAGGCCGGCCTGCTGGCCGCCGGGCTGGGCCTGGAGCATTACCTGGACCTGCTGCTCGACGCCCAGGACGCCGAGGCCGGCCTCACCGGCGGCACGCCGCGCACCATCGAAGGGCCGCTGTACGTCGCCGGCGCGCCGCTGAGCGACGGCGAGGCACGGATGGACGACGGCCGCGACCCCGGCACCGTGATGTTCCTCCAGGGCCGCGTCAGCGGTCCCGACGGCCAGCCGCTGGCCGGAGCCATCGTCGACGTCTGGCACGCCAATACCCAAGGCACCTATTCCTACTTCGACAGCAGTCAGTCCGAATACAACCTGCGCCGGCGCATCCGCACCGACGCCGACGGCCGCTACCGTGCGCGCAGCATCGTGCCCTCCGGCTACGGTTGCCCGAGCGACGGCCCGACCCAGGAGCTGCTCGACCGCCTCGGCCGCCACGGCCAGCGGCCGGCGCACATCCACTTCTTCGTCTCGGCGCCCGGCCATCGCCACCTGACCACCCAGATCAACCTGGCGGGCGACCGCTACCTGTGGGACGACTTCGCCTATGCCACCCGCGATGGGCTGATCGGCGACCTGCGCTTTAACGACGACCCCGCCGCGGCCCGCGACCGCGGCGTGGAGGGCGGACGCTTCGCCGAACTGGATTTCGACTTCCAGCTCCAGTCCAGCCCGGCGCCCGCCGCCGAGCGCCGCAGCCAGCGGCCGCGGGCATTGCAGGAGTAA
- a CDS encoding OprD family porin, giving the protein MQGDGKKRLWTLPLLLGAGLMASAVAEENAERSKEGFIEGSEVNLLLRNFYFNRDFRKGQSSPAGGGYTEEWVQGFMANFSSGFTQGTLGVGIDAFAQLGVRLDSGGGRSGAGGSVDLLPYDDQGRPQDDYSRAGGAVKLRWYGTVLRVGDVFPETPVIQYGNSRLFPSSFRGFTLVNDSLAKGLTLQAGKLNSMTQPNSTSGSDDFYSFYTGRRIDSPWVAYAGGDYQATEHWSVSLYGSRQKDAWDQYYAGTSFNYPLDDKLSLLGGANYYKVKDQGRQVMGELDNDIWSVRGGFAYGPHQVLLSYQRNNGDDDFDYLRQTDSIYLDNSIQYSDFNSPKERSLMLRYDLDMAAFGVPGLSFMTRYGKGWDADYSNANSVYMRTDANGNPLTNQGRWERDVEVKYVVQGGAAKDLAFRVRQATVRSDSFESDLDEVRLIVEYPLQVL; this is encoded by the coding sequence ATGCAAGGGGATGGAAAGAAACGACTGTGGACGCTTCCACTGCTGCTGGGCGCCGGACTGATGGCCTCGGCCGTCGCCGAGGAGAACGCCGAGCGGAGCAAGGAAGGTTTCATCGAGGGCAGCGAGGTCAACCTGCTGCTGCGCAACTTCTACTTCAACCGCGACTTCCGCAAGGGCCAATCGAGCCCGGCGGGCGGCGGCTACACCGAGGAGTGGGTGCAGGGCTTCATGGCCAACTTTTCCTCGGGCTTCACCCAGGGCACGCTGGGCGTCGGCATCGACGCCTTCGCCCAGCTCGGCGTGCGCCTGGACAGCGGCGGCGGGCGTTCCGGCGCCGGCGGTAGCGTCGACCTGCTGCCCTATGACGACCAGGGGCGGCCGCAGGACGACTATTCGCGAGCCGGCGGCGCGGTCAAGCTGCGCTGGTACGGCACCGTGCTGCGGGTCGGCGACGTGTTCCCGGAAACCCCGGTGATCCAGTACGGCAACAGCCGGCTGTTCCCCTCCAGCTTCCGTGGCTTCACCCTGGTCAACGACAGCCTGGCGAAGGGCCTGACCCTGCAGGCCGGCAAGCTGAACTCGATGACCCAGCCGAACAGCACCAGCGGCAGCGACGACTTCTACAGCTTCTACACCGGCCGGCGCATCGACTCGCCGTGGGTCGCCTACGCCGGCGGCGACTACCAGGCCACCGAGCACTGGAGCGTCAGCCTCTACGGCAGCCGCCAGAAGGACGCCTGGGACCAGTACTACGCCGGCACCAGCTTCAACTATCCGCTGGACGACAAGCTGTCCCTGCTCGGCGGCGCCAACTACTACAAGGTCAAGGACCAGGGCAGGCAGGTGATGGGCGAACTCGACAACGACATCTGGAGCGTGCGCGGCGGCTTCGCCTACGGTCCGCACCAGGTGCTGCTGTCGTACCAGCGCAACAACGGCGACGACGACTTCGACTACCTGCGCCAGACCGACTCCATCTACCTGGACAACTCGATCCAGTACAGCGACTTCAACTCGCCCAAGGAACGCTCGCTGATGCTCCGCTACGACCTCGACATGGCCGCCTTCGGCGTGCCGGGGCTGAGCTTCATGACCCGCTATGGCAAGGGCTGGGACGCCGATTATTCGAATGCCAACAGCGTCTACATGCGCACCGACGCCAACGGCAACCCGCTGACCAACCAGGGCCGCTGGGAACGCGACGTGGAGGTCAAGTACGTGGTGCAGGGTGGCGCGGCCAAGGACCTGGCGTTCCGCGTGCGCCAGGCCACCGTGCGCTCCGACAGCTTCGAGTCGGACCTCGACGAAGTCCGCCTGATCGTCGAATACCCGCTGCAAGTCCTCTGA
- a CDS encoding immunity protein Imm33 domain-containing protein, with the protein MASWTLVDASAIAVRHPYTFYKPDAETIDRVAAGESVKLIFAFDTDNPDAPRAERLWVTVEGIEADGAFSGRLDNYPQYIRDLSLGERIVFEARHIINTEHDPRETPISRYARRCFVTRRVIDEGKAVGYLYREAPEEENDSGWRLMAGDESDDYMNTAGTTAYVSLGSVLNADDSILPLLDAPPGRAFERLADGSFIEVQGPEG; encoded by the coding sequence ATGGCCTCGTGGACCTTGGTGGACGCCAGTGCGATCGCTGTCCGCCATCCCTACACCTTCTACAAACCGGACGCGGAGACCATCGACCGGGTCGCCGCCGGGGAAAGCGTCAAGCTGATCTTCGCCTTCGATACCGACAACCCCGATGCGCCGCGCGCCGAGCGGCTCTGGGTGACGGTCGAGGGCATCGAGGCGGATGGCGCCTTCAGCGGCCGCCTGGACAACTATCCGCAATACATCCGCGACCTGTCGCTGGGCGAGCGCATCGTCTTCGAGGCGCGGCACATCATCAACACCGAGCACGACCCGCGGGAAACGCCGATCTCGCGCTATGCCCGGCGCTGCTTCGTGACGCGCCGGGTGATAGACGAGGGGAAGGCGGTCGGCTACCTCTACCGCGAGGCGCCGGAAGAGGAAAACGACAGCGGCTGGCGGCTGATGGCCGGCGACGAGTCGGACGACTACATGAATACCGCCGGGACCACCGCCTACGTCAGCCTGGGCTCGGTGCTGAACGCCGACGACAGCATCCTGCCGCTGCTCGACGCGCCGCCGGGACGGGCGTTCGAGCGGCTGGCCGACGGTTCCTTCATCGAGGTGCAGGGACCGGAGGGTTGA
- a CDS encoding ankyrin repeat domain-containing protein encodes MELSPAERQLLLAHRLAVFDGCVVYDAQPPVSAEHVQRLAEGLAGPIPEDLLRLWRTCFGGRLGYDLEVDYDGHRHPFSFSELFYPDSDGYHDLWGWIEHERELAAEAAAEEGRDWNGKLAYLPFGGFEYLERLYVCVEPGPEHGAVIAWSHGLPPAWAGRLHQDSVTRLADDVGGLFRLLSFEQDPFDAENACGVADELLEALDALEAAGEPGKALKGRLEVLLRQRILDWRPALADGSLAAEPRLRQLALAEAAQDGDIDLLQRLRDAGCDFAETLRGRGGVLEACLARGRLEAARWLLDQGVAVHQDSLQIGAAHLDAVLAERLLRLGAISDPNTVLLALQYGDADAARIMARPLLEESPARASALRLALASRAERERSDARRVRSGKMGSNRSPDDYLALAERLERFLAELPG; translated from the coding sequence ATGGAACTCTCCCCCGCCGAACGCCAACTCCTGCTGGCCCATCGCCTGGCCGTGTTCGACGGCTGCGTGGTGTACGACGCCCAACCGCCGGTGTCCGCCGAACACGTCCAGCGTCTTGCCGAAGGCCTGGCCGGACCGATTCCAGAAGACCTGCTACGCCTCTGGCGCACCTGTTTCGGCGGGCGCCTCGGCTATGACCTGGAAGTCGACTACGACGGCCACCGCCACCCGTTCTCTTTCAGCGAACTGTTCTATCCGGACAGCGACGGCTACCACGACCTCTGGGGCTGGATCGAACACGAGCGCGAGCTGGCGGCAGAAGCCGCGGCAGAAGAAGGCCGCGACTGGAACGGCAAGCTGGCCTACCTGCCGTTCGGTGGCTTCGAGTACCTGGAGCGGCTCTACGTCTGCGTCGAACCCGGCCCCGAGCATGGCGCGGTAATCGCCTGGAGCCACGGCCTGCCGCCGGCCTGGGCCGGACGCCTGCACCAGGATTCGGTGACGCGCCTGGCCGACGACGTCGGCGGGCTGTTCCGCCTGCTGTCCTTCGAACAGGACCCGTTCGACGCCGAGAACGCCTGCGGCGTGGCCGACGAGCTACTGGAAGCGCTGGACGCCCTGGAGGCCGCCGGGGAGCCCGGCAAGGCGCTGAAGGGCCGCCTGGAAGTCCTGCTGCGCCAGCGCATCCTCGACTGGCGGCCGGCCCTCGCCGACGGCAGCCTGGCCGCCGAGCCAAGGCTGCGTCAACTGGCCCTGGCCGAAGCTGCGCAAGACGGCGACATCGACCTGCTGCAACGCCTGCGCGATGCCGGCTGCGACTTCGCCGAAACCTTGCGCGGACGCGGCGGTGTGCTGGAGGCCTGCCTCGCCCGCGGGCGCCTGGAGGCCGCCAGATGGCTGCTCGACCAGGGCGTCGCGGTGCACCAGGACAGCCTGCAGATTGGCGCCGCGCACCTCGATGCGGTCCTGGCCGAACGCCTGTTGCGGCTCGGCGCGATCTCCGACCCGAATACGGTGCTCCTCGCCCTGCAATACGGCGACGCCGACGCCGCGCGGATCATGGCGCGACCGCTGCTGGAGGAGTCGCCGGCGAGGGCCAGCGCCCTGCGTCTGGCCCTCGCCAGCCGCGCCGAGCGCGAGCGCAGCGACGCCAGGCGGGTCAGGTCGGGAAAGATGGGCAGCAACCGCAGTCCCGACGACTACCTGGCCCTGGCCGAGCGCCTGGAGCGCTTCCTCGCCGAGCTGCCAGGCTGA
- a CDS encoding leucine-rich repeat-containing protein kinase family protein, with protein sequence MHTLQQLRSGELAGATRLDLSCGLREFPREIFELADSLEVLNLSGNALDSLPDDLGRLHRLKVLFCSANDFDELPAAVGDCPALSMVGFKSNRIERVPAAALPPALRWLILTDNRIATLPEELGRRPLQKLMLAGNRLEALPESMAACEGLELLRIAANRFQRLPAWLATLPRLAWLAYAGNPLCRLPALADSGIAALDWSELSLDGLIGEGASGVIHRAGWHQPDGSTRTVALKLFKGEVTSDGTPASEMAACLAAGRHAQLIEVLGQLAGHPQGRDGLVLELLDDAYRNLAGPPSLESCTRDVYPPGLRFELATALRLAASLAALMAHLHGRGISHGDFYAHNILWREDGACLLGDFGAASFLPDDAVLAGALRRLEVRAFACLLEELLERSEAPPGQASLRAVLVELQRRCALPRVSERPDFGEIQAILRDLAARSQAFPQVR encoded by the coding sequence ATGCACACCTTGCAGCAACTGCGCAGCGGCGAACTGGCCGGCGCCACGCGCCTGGACCTGTCCTGCGGCCTGCGCGAGTTCCCCCGGGAAATCTTCGAGCTGGCCGACTCCCTGGAGGTGCTCAACCTCAGCGGCAACGCCCTGGACAGCCTGCCGGACGACCTCGGGCGGCTGCATCGTCTCAAGGTGCTGTTCTGTTCCGCCAACGACTTCGACGAATTGCCGGCGGCGGTGGGGGACTGTCCGGCGCTGAGCATGGTCGGCTTCAAGTCCAACCGCATCGAGCGGGTGCCGGCCGCGGCCCTGCCGCCAGCGCTGCGCTGGCTGATCCTCACCGACAACCGGATTGCCACGCTGCCCGAGGAACTGGGTCGCCGGCCGTTGCAGAAGCTGATGCTGGCCGGCAACCGCCTGGAGGCCTTGCCCGAGAGCATGGCCGCTTGCGAAGGCCTGGAACTGCTGCGGATCGCCGCCAACCGTTTCCAGCGCCTGCCGGCCTGGCTGGCGACGCTGCCGCGCCTGGCCTGGCTGGCCTACGCCGGCAACCCGTTGTGCCGTCTGCCGGCGCTGGCCGACAGCGGCATCGCTGCGCTGGACTGGAGCGAGCTGAGCCTGGACGGTTTGATCGGCGAAGGAGCCTCCGGGGTCATCCATCGCGCCGGCTGGCACCAGCCGGACGGCTCGACGCGCACGGTGGCGCTGAAGCTGTTCAAGGGCGAAGTGACCAGCGATGGCACCCCCGCCAGCGAGATGGCCGCCTGCCTGGCGGCGGGGCGCCATGCGCAATTGATCGAGGTGCTCGGCCAGCTCGCCGGGCATCCGCAAGGGCGCGACGGGCTGGTGCTGGAGCTGCTCGACGACGCCTATCGCAACCTGGCGGGGCCGCCGAGCCTGGAGTCCTGTACCCGCGACGTCTATCCGCCGGGACTGCGCTTCGAGCTGGCCACGGCGCTGCGCCTGGCGGCCTCGCTCGCCGCGTTGATGGCCCATCTGCATGGACGCGGCATCAGCCATGGCGACTTCTATGCGCATAACATCCTCTGGCGCGAGGATGGCGCCTGCCTGCTGGGCGATTTCGGCGCCGCGTCCTTTCTCCCGGACGACGCCGTGCTCGCCGGCGCCCTGCGGCGCCTGGAAGTACGTGCCTTCGCCTGCCTGCTGGAAGAGTTGCTCGAGCGCAGCGAGGCGCCGCCGGGGCAGGCCTCGCTACGTGCGGTGCTGGTCGAGTTGCAGCGACGTTGCGCGCTGCCACGGGTGAGCGAGCGGCCGGACTTCGGCGAGATCCAGGCGATCTTGCGCGACCTTGCCGCTCGCAGCCAGGCGTTTCCTCAAGTTCGATGA
- a CDS encoding CynX/NimT family MFS transporter: MSARIPSGGQAATGVGAAEVSWVGLLVIFCLGINLRPILTGIGPLLEEITAGTGLGFQGASLLTVLPVLCMGLVALLLPWLGRWLAEHRGIVCGLLAIAAACLWRLELDSGLALIASAALAGSGVAIIQALVPGVVKRWFPRRVPAAMGLYSASLMAGGGTAAVLSPRIAEHFSNWQAGLGAWAVPALLALLLWMFARPREVLPSAGEGPVRHFFGNRRGWLLAVYFGLINGGYTSMVAWLPVYYRQLGWSAQDSGGLVGIMTIFQVLAALSVPLLIRRRLDRRPWLLAALLVQLGGFCGLLLMPLQHAALWVALIGYGLGACFALSLTLTLDHLHEPRAAGSLAAFVQGIGFIITGIVPYLTGWLRDVTGSFQASWLLLAASVVAMLLVTLRFAPSGYARAMGETRD, encoded by the coding sequence ATGAGCGCGCGAATCCCTTCCGGCGGCCAGGCCGCCACCGGCGTCGGCGCGGCGGAGGTCAGTTGGGTCGGCCTGCTGGTGATCTTCTGCCTCGGCATCAACCTGCGACCGATCCTCACCGGCATCGGCCCGCTGCTCGAGGAAATCACCGCCGGCACCGGTCTCGGCTTCCAGGGCGCGTCGCTGCTGACGGTGTTGCCGGTGCTCTGCATGGGCCTGGTGGCGCTGTTGCTGCCCTGGCTCGGGCGCTGGCTGGCCGAGCACCGCGGCATCGTCTGCGGACTGCTGGCCATCGCCGCGGCCTGCCTCTGGCGCCTGGAACTGGATAGCGGGCTGGCGCTGATCGCCAGCGCCGCGCTGGCCGGCAGCGGCGTGGCGATCATCCAGGCGCTGGTACCGGGCGTGGTCAAGCGCTGGTTCCCGAGGCGGGTCCCGGCGGCGATGGGCCTCTACTCGGCCTCGCTGATGGCCGGCGGCGGAACCGCGGCGGTGCTCAGCCCGCGGATCGCCGAACACTTCTCCAACTGGCAGGCCGGCCTCGGCGCCTGGGCCGTACCGGCCCTGCTGGCGCTGCTGCTGTGGATGTTCGCGCGGCCAAGGGAGGTGCTGCCGAGCGCTGGCGAGGGGCCGGTCCGGCACTTCTTCGGCAATCGCCGTGGCTGGCTGCTGGCGGTGTATTTCGGGCTGATCAACGGCGGCTACACCAGCATGGTGGCCTGGTTGCCGGTGTACTACCGCCAGCTCGGCTGGAGCGCCCAGGACAGCGGCGGGCTGGTCGGGATCATGACCATCTTCCAGGTGCTCGCCGCGCTCAGCGTGCCGCTGCTGATTCGCCGCCGCCTCGACCGCCGGCCCTGGCTGCTGGCCGCGCTGCTGGTCCAGCTCGGCGGCTTCTGCGGCCTGCTGCTGATGCCGCTACAGCATGCGGCACTGTGGGTGGCGTTGATCGGCTACGGCCTGGGCGCCTGCTTCGCCCTCAGCCTGACCCTGACCCTCGACCACCTCCACGAGCCGCGTGCGGCGGGAAGCCTGGCGGCCTTCGTGCAAGGCATCGGCTTCATCATCACAGGCATCGTGCCCTACCTGACCGGCTGGCTGCGCGACGTCACCGGCAGCTTCCAGGCCTCCTGGCTGCTGCTCGCGGCGAGCGTGGTGGCGATGTTGCTGGTGACCCTGCGCTTCGCCCCGTCCGGCTATGCCCGGGCCATGGGCGAGACGCGCGACTGA
- a CDS encoding nucleoside deaminase, translating into MSDEIFMREAIALARANVEAGGRPFGAVLVRDGRVLARGVNQIHETHDPSAHAELQAIRQASQALGSPRLDGCVIYASGHPCPMCLAAMHLCGIQAAWFAYSNEDGEAFGLSTATLYAEMARPPQRQSLPLRALRPAGEEGLYRQWRQRQA; encoded by the coding sequence ATGTCCGATGAAATCTTCATGCGCGAGGCCATCGCCCTCGCCCGCGCCAACGTCGAGGCCGGCGGCCGCCCGTTCGGCGCCGTGCTGGTGCGCGACGGGCGGGTCCTGGCCCGCGGCGTCAACCAGATCCACGAGACCCACGATCCCAGTGCCCACGCCGAACTGCAGGCGATCCGCCAGGCCAGTCAGGCGCTCGGCAGCCCGCGTCTGGACGGTTGTGTGATCTACGCCAGCGGCCATCCCTGCCCGATGTGTCTGGCCGCCATGCATCTCTGCGGCATCCAGGCGGCCTGGTTCGCCTATTCCAACGAGGACGGCGAAGCGTTCGGCCTGTCCACGGCCACGCTCTACGCCGAGATGGCGCGCCCGCCACAGCGGCAGAGCCTGCCGCTACGCGCCCTGCGTCCTGCCGGCGAAGAGGGTCTGTACCGGCAATGGCGGCAACGCCAGGCATGA
- a CDS encoding ankyrin repeat domain-containing protein, whose product MLVCAAFSGGAGASDAGALLEAARRGDTAQVASLLERKVEVDAPSADGSTPLLLATANDHLAVARQLIEAGADVNRQNSRLDSPYLLAGAEGRLEILRLTLLHGADLKSTNRYGGTALIPACERGHVEVVKTLLQAGVDPNHVNKLGWTGLLEAILLSDGGPRHQEIVRLLIDAGADVNLADADGVSPLAHARQRGQGGIERLLLAAGAQ is encoded by the coding sequence ATGCTGGTCTGCGCAGCATTCAGCGGAGGCGCCGGCGCGAGCGACGCCGGAGCATTGCTCGAAGCCGCGCGTCGCGGCGATACCGCGCAGGTCGCCAGCCTGCTCGAACGCAAGGTCGAGGTCGACGCGCCCAGCGCCGACGGCAGCACCCCGCTGCTGCTGGCCACCGCCAACGACCACCTGGCGGTGGCGCGCCAGTTGATCGAGGCCGGCGCCGACGTCAACCGGCAGAACAGCCGGCTCGACAGCCCGTATCTGCTGGCCGGCGCCGAGGGCCGCCTGGAAATCCTGCGCCTGACCCTGCTCCACGGCGCCGACCTGAAGAGTACCAACCGCTATGGCGGCACCGCGCTGATCCCGGCCTGCGAACGCGGCCATGTGGAAGTGGTGAAGACGCTGCTGCAAGCCGGGGTCGATCCCAACCATGTCAACAAGCTCGGCTGGACCGGGCTGCTCGAGGCGATCCTGCTGAGTGACGGTGGTCCGCGCCACCAGGAGATCGTGCGCCTGCTGATCGACGCCGGCGCCGACGTCAACCTGGCCGATGCCGACGGCGTCAGCCCGCTGGCCCACGCCCGCCAGCGCGGCCAGGGCGGGATCGAGCGGCTGCTGCTGGCCGCCGGCGCCCAATGA